In Pangasianodon hypophthalmus isolate fPanHyp1 chromosome 5, fPanHyp1.pri, whole genome shotgun sequence, the DNA window GAAACATGCTCTCATATCACAGATGTAGCTTTTTATTAGGTAATAGGAACTCTTTATGTCCTTGCAATTATCTCAGAAGCTACAATTATAAAATGCTGTACAACTAGCATATGTCGTGTTCCCTTATTTAACGCTATCGATTTGCCTCTCACCAAAAGTACAAGAAGCACTTTAAAGAGAGACAAATGGAAGAGGAAATGAATCCTAATTTCTACACTGGGAGGGATTTGAGAGCGTTCTCTGCTCTAGGCGTTGGCCGTCTGGATTCAGTCCAGAGCTGGAGGACGAGCGAGATTCTGGCGCTCTGTTTACCGTGAGAATAAACACCCGGCGGATGGGAACCCCCTCAGAGCTTTGTCTGCATTACGTttagataaatattaataatgggATCAGTTGGTTTATAGTACTGAGGAAGCTTCAAGCAGGGTGATGGGCTTGcgatttttatttctcttcagcACTTTAGGAATTGAGGAATGTTGTAATGGCAGATCCTGGACTAGCCCCAGTTCGTCGTGGTCTATCCAGGGTAAAGATGTTATATGAAACAAAATAGAGTCTCTCCAAAGACAAGTCAGCAAACTCTTATTAAATGGTTAAACAAGCAATTATTATGGATTCAGCCATCTAAAGAATAATTAGTACAAATAAATCCATAGTATGTACTGAACTTGAGACGATTGACGATGGTATCAGGAATCGCCAACAGATTCCATTTattgtaattgttataaaattGGATTATTTAAATGGCAGTTTTAAGGGCTTCTTCCGATATTAATGCAGCTTAATATCTGTTCAGTGAAGCCTTCTGTGGTAACCATGGTAACAACAATGCTAATCGCAGCTAATGCTTGGCCCGTAAGGACTTCACCGTTAAACCCAAAGACTGCATAACAAAGATAGAAAACCgaattagggggccaagcaccaaagcaccataggcaccctattgtaatagtatgttttattattattattattattattattattattattattattttagttttctcTGATTCTTTTGGTCATGCCCAGCTCAGTTTCcaccattttgatttttttttttttttcttaaagtgttttgttttttttgttttttctctccccCACTGCTTCTCCTACAGATTTTATCCAATGATCACGAAGTATCACAGCATCATGAGACCAATCCAAACAGAGCTTCTGGGATTTTTGATATGCAGAATAGTTTGTCCATTAACACACAAAGGAAGTTGATGTCGGCAGATAAGAAGTGAGGGCGTATCTCGGAATCAGCTTGATATATTGCCATCAAATTTAGCTTTATCACTCGATGGTCCTAATGGCTTCTGGTTTAACTCCATCACTAAGTGGTGGGGGCAGAAAGTGTTTGGCCCCTTAATCGCTGCTTGCagttatattttataacatcagctatggtttttgtttgtttgggtttttttttaataaataatgatgtgACCGTAAATAAAACCTTTGCCTCCCAACATCTTGAGAGTGTGATTGGacattatatttaacattaagtATGTAATAGCTACAGTATTAGAAATTAACAGGCTCCCCCTCCATCTCTGTGCTCACTCTCTGGTTGGTTGTTACAGGATTATTCCCTGATGTCGGTGGAGGCTACTTCCTGCCGAGGCTCCAGGGAAAGCTAGGTCTCTTCCTCGCCCTGACGGGGTTTCGGCTCAAGGGTCGAGACGTGCAGAGGTCAGGAGTCGCCACGCACTTCGTCCAGTCAGAGAAGGTACGACTTGTTCAGAGTTAGTACTGAAAACAGACGCTCGGGCCGATGTGTTTCAGACATTACAGCAAAATCGTGTCACTTTACACCACTTAAACATCATGATACAAAATGTTGACTTTTTCGCCAAGTGCTAGCATCAGCCTTTTAACTCTTGGTTAATTTCCTAGAGGGCAGATGAGGACAGGAAGTAGGCAGAGTTACTGAGTCAACATTTTCTCTAGCCAATCAGCAGGAAGTGGGCGGCGCTGCAGACGGCAGCTGAGTCCTGGCACAGAAACGCAGTCCATGTACCCAGGGTGCCAGTGTTACTGCTGACGCTCTGGCACCaccacagagagacagagtggtgtgtAGGACAACGCCTACGTCCAGGCCAAGGACAGGCAGCTAGCGGGAGACACAAAGTACAGAGCAAGATAAAAATATCAACTCAGGGTTCatcgttttttgtttttttttccttctttcatgTTCAGTACTGCTACGTTTACAAAATAACAGTAAGAAAGTTAGGAAATGATGTACTTCTCCACTCCTCACCTCTGTCATCATTTATAAACCACATCCTGCTGTTTATGATATAACTGCTCCATATAAACACTGGGGTTGTCCTCATAACATCGCTGTAATCATACATCATGTCGAGTGGTGCAGCTAAAAATGATCTCAGTATCAGTATGTTTCTCTTCCCCCATTTGttttggcacttttttttttttgtcaattttgttggttgctatttcacattaaaggtgaaataagatctgaaatgatttatcttgtttatgtttcatattttacatcacaaatacctgcaattttaacagcagtgtgtaaactttttagatccattgtatataatataatgttccCATAATTTCACAAGGGCTGTGTTTATTGAccgattttatttatttttattttttggtattttttggTTCCCTGTTAACTAATAAGAAACCCAAACTAAGCTTAACATTTATAATTTCCTTTAAAAGGACACAAAGACACAAGACACACATTTGTGTTTACTTTGACTTTATGCCAAATTTATCCCGGTGAACTTTTGACCAGTCTCttactttgtaacagttgtaAAATGTAAGCTTATACACTCAGCTCGTTGATGAGAACTacaaacatttctgcagatttCGTCATTTGATTacgttttattatttatgctttTAGTATGGAGCCGTACTGTTCTCTATCTTACGTGAGGGTTTTGTGTTAAAGTTcagggtttttgttttgtttttttcgctCTACCGGCTAGgtttttcttgttagcaatctTAGCATCTATGTAAACCACATTCAGGATCAACAAGATGTAGTCCAGTTTATACTCGATGCATGACTTTGCATGCGCCTGCAGGAGCAGAGGAAATGCAAGCGGGATTGTTCACATACTCGCTTGTACATCTGCAAGATTAAAAGCGGCGTCCACTGTGAGTGGCACGatagagccaaaacatccctgtccatctcTTTGAAactgtttctgctgttgttgtgagtgttgtcatgagctgcatctgAAATCAGAAACTCTGACcctacattcaaaagtatttactaatctagaaaatccacaACAGAGCTTTCTGTAGGTTTAAATTCTCCattagaggtttttaaaattcaaacactaaccatAATGCAATGCTCTGGAATAGTAATTAAGTATGCGATTGGAGacacaatgctagtttgttttgTCAGTTGTGGACCTAGTGCTATACTAACCCCCAGTATTTACGATGGTATCGCACCATGCAGATGCGTACATTAATTTCTGAGGTCGTGACACTCCAAATATGTGCAGCAGCCATCTTGCGTACGTGAATGTgtagttaaaagcaagtataatcCAGGTTTTAAAGTTTCTTCATAAATGATTATGGGTGTTTGAGggttaaatacattaaaatgtcttaaatacattttggttttagataggtagatagataggtaggtaGATGGGTAGGTAGATAGGTAGGTAGATAGGTAGGTAGATTGGTAGATGGGTAGATAGGTAGATGGGtgggtagatagatagatagatagatagatgggtaggtaggtaggtaggtaggtggatagataggtagatgggtaggtaggtaggtaggtggATAGAGAGGTAGATGGGTAGGTAGGTAGATGGGTGGGTGGGTAGTTAGGTAGATAGGTAGGTAGGTGGGTGGGTAGttagatagttagatagatagatagatagataggtagataggtAGATACAGTTGAAACCAGATATTTACatacacttcagaaaaaaacacaaaaacttttttttctttactgtcaaacattaaatcagagtacactttttctgttttagatcaataaatattaacatattttttgcatttgttaaatGTCAGATTCGAGCAAgggagtatttttatttatttttttttatcactttcaTCAAAGTCAAGTATACATACACTTCCTTAGTATTTGGTAGAATTGCCCCCAAACGTTTTGGGTATCCTTCCACAAGCTTTCTACAATAGTTTGCtggaattttggcccactcctcttgacagaactggtgtaactggGTCAGGTTTGTAGGCCTTTTTGCTCGCACTCGCCTTTTCAGTGCCGcccacaaattttctatgggattgagatcagggctttgtgatggccactccgaTACCTTGACTTTGTTGTCCTTAAGCCACTTTGTAACTAATTTGGAGGTATGCTTGGGGTCATTGTCTATTTGGAAGACCCATTTGCGCCCAAGCTTTAACTTCCTGGCTGATGTCTTCAGATGTTGCTTCAATATATCcacatcattttcttttctcgtgatgccatctattttgtgaagtgcaccagtcccttctgcagcaaagcagccccaCAACATTATACTCCCACCCCCATACTTCACAGTTGGGAagtagtgtgtagtagtgttcTGAGGCTTCAAAGCTTCGCCCTTTTTCCTCCAAATATACCGTTTATCATTATGGCCGAAgagttcaatttttgtttcgTCAGACCACAGGAAATGTCTCTAGAAATTAAGATTTTTGTCCCCAAGTGCAGTTGCAAACTGTAGTCTGACTTTTTTATGGTGGTTTTGAAGTAATGGATTTCTCCTCCCAGAGTAACCTTTCAGCTCATGGTGGTACAGGACTCGTTTTACTGTGGATAATGACACTGTCTTACCAGTTTCAGCCAGCATCTTCACaaggtcttttgctgttgtccTGGGGTTGATTCGCACATTTCGCACCAAAAAACGTTCCTCTCTGGGACTCAGAATCCATCTCCTTCCTGAGCGGTATGATGGTTGTACATTCCCATGTTTTTTATACTTGCGTATTATTGTCTGAACGGATGAATGTGGGACCTTCAGGAATCTGGAAATTGCACCTAAGGATGAGACAcacttgtggaggtccacaatTCTTTTCTTGGTTGATTTCTCTTGATTTTCCCATGATGTCAAAGAAAGAGGCTCTGTGTTTGAGGTGTGCCTTTATAATGCATCCACAGGTGTGCCACCAATTAACTCAAATGGATTCAGTTAACCTATCACAAGCTTCTTAAGCTCAGAATGGAATCATCtgaagttttctttttgtttaaagaCACAATAAACTTAGTGTATGTATACTTCTGACTTTGAtgaaagtgataaaaaaaataaataaaaatactcttAATggtgcataaaaataaaaaaggagtaagggataacataaatataaaaggataaaaatattaacataaatgatcAGATCTGTTCAGTTAAGATAGTAAAGTAGCTGAGGTATTGCAATTaacatattgcacatttgaacagtGTGATCATATCACCAACTCATATAATCATGTGGTATCGTAACGGCTTATATTCAGTTCCAATGTGACACGTCACACTTTCTTTTCCTACAGCAGAAGCACAACAGGTGCTCGAGAGCAGGCTCAGGCTCAGGCAGCACCACAACCCTTTTAAATCTCTTGTACATATGTGGCCTTTATCTGCCAGTCCGCCATGGTGTTATATAAGCAGTCAGCTGTCATATTCGGTTTTATTTGAGCCTCATGTATCAGACTTTTAGTCATGTTCTGTGTAAATTTCAATCAGATTTACAGAAGCAttgctgatttacatttagccatgcccacaaaactccataaaaggctaAAAGCTTACCGAGAATTACAGAGAAAACGACAACACGGCGACTAAACTATGAAAGTGCGGTgtgcgctaaatcttccagtaatgcagctcagccactgcagcgcggtagctaccacacacacacattaacgcTTCCTCCTTTTCTACCGCACTGTTACTTTTGCCTTAGTTGAATGGCTAGTGTTTTATGTCGTAATTTCTATAATCGTTTTGGATTgatcattaatatgaaatgaaagcGTTTTGCAGaatgtttattacatttgtgtgtgtaatagaaaTTAATAACCTTGAGAGTGCAgtccatatataaaataataaaatgtgtgtgatagATGAGGCCCACTGTGTCCGGACAGGAAGCATTAAATTCCTGTGTGtcctaaagacctacctcttcctgaagCACTTAGtgtaaattagcactttaaataaataaataaataaataaaattgtgttgtctgtgagTTTTTGTTACTATGTTAACCTCCCCAACAgaagtttttagactgatggtattcttagtccttgacctagtgaaccagtagcAGGATATATTTATTGATGGAGATTAATGTGAATGTCTCCTCGCAGATCTCGGCTCTGGAGAAGGATCTGGTGGGTCTGAAGTCTCCTTCGGTCGGCGACGTGGCTGCAGTCCTCGACTCTTATCAGGAGCAGGTGAGTGATGGAGGCTTGTTTTGTTTGCTTCCcaaacagatcacacacacactcgcagctTCTCCACCCGAGTGTTTTAGGCGTGTTTGTGTACACGTGCTGCGTTCACTGTGTCCTCGGTACATATCGGTGGTGTTAGTGAGGTTTTAATAACTAACACGGTCTGGCTTATCCGATGTTTATCGTACTGCAGTCTGGTTTATTGGCTCAGTCAGGCAGGGTTTATGATGTTTAGCACCCCAcatttctctctttgtgtgtgtgtgtgcgtgtgtgtgtggcggaGCTGGAATCTCATAACAGCTCTGATGTCATGCGCCTTTCCTGCAATGCCTGTCAGGGGAAAACACACATTAGCATTCAGACACTCCACATTGttctgcccacacacacacacacacacacttacagagtAACACTCTGAATCTTCCTGAAATACAACATGCCACACTTTTAACGcatatttttaacataatttagCATATTTCTGAGCGTATTTGACACTTTTGAGGAGTGTCATCTCTTTGCATGCCTGTATATATGTATCTGTTAGAATCTAAATACAGTAGTGAAGATTTTCTGTGTTGTTAATCTGGAGCACTTGTAGGGAAAAGAGCTCACCACCTGTCGCATTCTCAGATGGATGGAAATTAATCACCGCACCAGTCTGTTATTAGATAATATTACGTTTTATGGCAGTAGACATGATGTAAATACACAAAGCAAAACTGTATTCAGTAACTGTGTGTATTTAGATAATCTATAACAGCTTATATACATCCTCATtataaaacactgtgtcatgctgttgtaggaaaataagcaCAGCCATGCAGAGTTACTAAAACTCAGAAAACGTAAATTAAGGCAGAAAGACGGTTTATATAAAGCTGATCACTTGACAaggaaatgttttgttcatatttgcAGCGTTTTTCTACCACAGTATCAATTTATTACAGTTACTACAGGAATTACTGTGGTGTTAAGGTCAAAATGTTGATATTGTAACATCCTGAAGCATTGTAACGTTGTAGTGTTTTGTTTGTCTCTTATACAAATCGTGTTGTTTAGAAAGTAAAAGGGCAGAATCGTTTTCCTCATTAGTTTAAACATTGTCTCGTGTACCCAGAGCACACTGGATGCCGAGAAGCCATTTGTCCTGCAGCAACACACTAAAGCCATTGACAGGTAAAGTtacaccatctctctctctctctctctctctctctctctctcgctctgtgtgtctctgtctctctctctctctgtgtctctgtctctctctctctctctctctctctctctctctgtcgctgtctctctctctctctctctctctgtgtgtgtgtctctctctctctctgtgtgtctctgtctctctctctctctgtctctctctctctgtgtctctgtctctctgtctctgtctctctgtctctctctctctctctctctctctctctctctgtgtctctgtctctctctctctctctctctctctctctctgtctcttctcttctctaaaaatagaacaaaaccacagattacttttaaataaatgtaaaaataatccATGTTTATAAGCGGAAACTGGGAAAGATGAAACTCTCAGCTCTGTGATGTGGAAATGTTCTGGAAACGTTAACAACAGTTAGTGaattgaataaatgtttatgaataGGTCTTTCTCAGGAATTCTCTCAGGTTCCTCATGCTAGCTCACTGGCTAAGAAAATCTGTGAAGATGCATtcgtacatatatatatatttgaatgaaAACAACTTCCTTTTTCCTGCTTACTTTTAAAAACAGAATCAAAAACACACCCGCTTTTCCACGCATGATttttaaagacacacccacatttccatttatggtcttaaagacacacccacttaCTCACTcttatttccatatatggactcaaaacATGCCCACTTTTCCATGTATAATCTTAAAGACATGCCCACACTCTTATGTATAGTTTTAAAGACTTATTTTGTATGTTCTTGAAGACACTCCTGCTTTCTGATGTATGGtcttaaagacacacccacttaGCATCACTCTTACCTTGATATATGGACTCagagacacacccacattcccAAATATGGTcttaaacatgcacacacatttccatgTATGGTCTTAGATGCCCACTTATAGTCAAATATTCCATATTTGAACCCATATTTGAACTCAGAGACACACCCATTTTCCCATGTATGAtcttaaagacacacccacttaGCGTCACTCTTACCTCGATTTATGGACTCagagacacacccacattcccAAATATGGTCTTAAACATGCGCACACAATTATAGCCATTCCATATGTGAACTCACCCATTTTCCCTTGTATGGtcttaaagacacacccacttaGAGTCACttttatttccatatatggattcagacacacagcagcattcacatgtctgggcttaAAGAAACACCCACTTATAGTCACTCTTATTTCTATATATGGATTTAGAGACACACCCTCTTTCAATGTATCATCCAGTCAGAGTTACTcttatttccatatatggactttCATCTCTAGTTTCTAGTTTGCTTGTataaaggacacacacacacacacacacacacacaagttcaaCCCAGGACACACAATGAGAATTGTTTCAGTATAAAGTACAGTGCCACTCCTGATAAAAGGAGCAAAATTATCAGCAGTAATCAGATGATAGATTGCTGTTAGGGTGATAAAATGAATCCTGGAGGTTTGACCGAACAAAATATTAACTAATGTTCAAACAAACTCCATGTTTACCTGTTTCACTCAGGCCTTAATTACATCTGagtgtgttataatgcattatgcagGTGACTTACGTTTGCAGACCACACCAGCTCAACTCGCGTGTTTTATAGACGTGTTGTTCTTCATGCTGTGTGTACGAGAACGTCGACCTGCTGTTGTTGTCCTTAGTGCTTCGTCTCCATTACAGGCTGTTTGAAGGCAGCAGTGTGGAGGAGATCCTGGAGAAGCTGCAGAAGGATCAGTCTGCGTTTGCACAGAAGCAGGTGGAGGTGCGTTTTATGGACACACACCTAACTCTCACCTAACACACACCTAATTCTCACCTAACTAATATATAAGAAAGTGTTTAACGGAACATGTACAAGCTGACCAAGAAGAAATGGATCAGTGTTTAACACAGTGGGCACTTAACAccacaacaacacaacagcaACACTGTTGCATGTACATACAATCAAAAAAACGATGGAATggcaatattaaatacacaaatatgacactattgaacatccctttccaaaaCCATTATATGgttcctcctttgctgttataataagctccactcttctgggaagctttccactagatgttggagcgtggctgtggggatttgtgttcattcagctacaagagcattagtgagatcaggcgctgatgttggtgaggaggtctggggtgcagtcggtgttccagttcatcccaaaggtgttcagtggggttgaggtcagggctctgtgcaggacactcgagttcttccactccacccTTCatacaccatgtcttcatggagctcgctttgtgcacaggggcattgtcatgctggaacaagtttgagtctcttagatccagtgaagggaaattgtaatactacagcatacagagacattctatacagttgtgtgtttcatattttgtgggaacagtttggggaagaaccacatgtgggtatgatggtcagagGTGCACAGTCTTTTGGCCAGATAGTGTACAAGAATATACAAAGCACATACAcaagagctttaaaaaaaaatggtccaaTAAACCATACAGTGCAatgaacatacagtaaatgAGACAACATATTGCACTGAGCTAAAGTAAGGGACCAAGTGTCAGTGGAAACAGTATGTAAAGTGACTCATTGACACTGGGGAATGGAAAGTACTTGAGTGTGACTCACTTCTTTGTGAATAAGGAGGAAGGCTAATGGAAATTAGCATGACACATCATGCTGACTTTGATAAGGAACTTGTTTATATGAGTATATGAAGGATGCAACTGATAATATctagagcagtggttctcagaGTAGTAGCACAGTGAGAGGAAAGCGCTGTCCGCCCTCTtgtgcatacatgagctcacagacgcctgtgattggctagtgtcgctgtgattgaaaGGAGAGAGCGAGTaggcccctcccacccagagagcacggccagttttgctctcttgactctCTAACAtcagttttaataaagtttGCTCTGTTTTCAGGaattaaaatagataaatagacaaaatattattatacacgTTTAAATAATGAGATGGATATTTGAAAagttggaatttattttacagttaaataaatccctggctgcaaaaagtttgagaccCATGATCTAGAGAACGTGCTCTTCACGTTCAggttcagtttatttatttatttattttttgatcaCTGTGTTGTGGTGATGTAGACTTTGTCGAAGATGTCCCCGACGTCACTGAAGCTCACCTTCAGACAGCTGCAGGCCGGAGCCAGTCTGAGTCTGCAGGAAGTGCTGGTGATGGAGTACAGACTCAGCCAGGCCTGTATGGTACGTCACAGCTTCTACTGCAGCcacattttcttttgccttTATGCTATTTGCGACCTATAATGAGATGATTTTCTTGTAAtaactagatgttttttttgcataacGAGATCGTTTTGTCATAATAACAAGATGTTTACAAGACACGTTTCTCGTATTAATGAGGTATTTACTAATAATGAGATGTTCTCTAATAATAACATGCTTTTCTCATAACAAGATGTTTTTCACATAAGATATTGACTAATAACCAGATGTTTTTCTCGTAATAACCAGATGTTTTTCCTCATAATAACCAGATGTTTTTCTCGCAATAACAGATGTTTTCCTCATAATAACCAGATGTTTTTCTCGCAATAACAGATGTTTTCCTCATAATAACCAGATGCTTTTCTCGCAATAACCAGATGCTTTTCTCGCAATAACCAGATGCTTTTCTCGCAATAACCAGATGCTTTTCTCGCAATAACCAGATGCTTTTCTCGCAATAACAAGAATTAGCAATTTCAAACGTTAAAACTGGGTCATTTTGTTGTCATCCTGCTAATTAACCGTTTAAAACCGTTCCCTTtttagtcatttattatttgtagaaaagttttcatttgttgttttgtgcTCATTTTGCAGAGAGGTCACGACTTCTACGAAGGTGTGAGAGCtggtaagatttttttttttttttttttttttggatatttaaagagacacattttattttatttcaatattttattttatgattgttTCATCctggacacttttttttttcctctggtcTGTTTGCAGTGTTAATTGATAAAGATCAGAGTCCGAAGTGGAAACCGGCGACGCTAGCTGAAGTCTCGGAGCAGTGTGTGGAGGAAAGCTTCGCTTCTCTGGGAGAAAAAGATCTCAAACTGTGAACACTGCAAGAAGAAAGAATCATCTATAGTGCCGTAGTTTAGCCAGGAACCCGAGCAGACATACTTTACGTTCGTTCTTTCTGTTTGAGAATAGAAAACGCTGAGACGTGCAATAAACATCAATTACACAGAAATAAGGAATaaccaggggaaaaaaatgcaccatCTGATCTGCTGACTCGTTGCTTAAACAAGAACATGGTGCTTCCTTTAAGATTCAACATTCAGTTATTAGGCTGTAACTTTCTCTTCATCCCGTCTACT includes these proteins:
- the hibch gene encoding 3-hydroxyisobutyryl-CoA hydrolase, mitochondrial; the protein is MFLAVLKPVLGLRSVYRLQRIRAHMMSSTASSEVLLEKVGNAGVITLNRPKALNALNLSMIRVLTPQLKKWENDSETGLVLIKGAGGKAFCAGGDIRAVTEAGKAGDSLAQDFFREEYILNNAIGTYRKPYVALIDGITMGGGVGLSVHGRFRVATEKTLFAMPETAIGLFPDVGGGYFLPRLQGKLGLFLALTGFRLKGRDVQRSGVATHFVQSEKISALEKDLVGLKSPSVGDVAAVLDSYQEQSTLDAEKPFVLQQHTKAIDRLFEGSSVEEILEKLQKDQSAFAQKQVETLSKMSPTSLKLTFRQLQAGASLSLQEVLVMEYRLSQACMRGHDFYEGVRAVLIDKDQSPKWKPATLAEVSEQCVEESFASLGEKDLKL